The genomic DNA TCCCAGCTTCCTTGTAGGTCAGAGCCTGGCACATGGTCAGCATGTTGAGGGCAGCCTGGGTGAGGAAGCAAGCATCATCCAAGGGCAGCAAAAAGCTCCATGAACCAGGTTCCCTTCCCATCGCTGCCTCTTGGCGAGGGAGAAAAAGCAATGCCAGGTCTTCAAGACACAGTGTGTGTTTCCCCTGGGTGGGCATGGAGATGCCCTGGGAACTTGGGGTCTCCCTCCATCTCTCCATCCCAGGTGTTTTCCTGAGATCCAGCCTGGCAAGGGCAGCTCTGACCCCGTGGAGctcaggagccagggcaggtcACAAGTCTCCATACCTTGCTGCAGCGGTAGGAGATGACAGGGCGGAAGAAGGAATCAGGTGTTTTCTTGATGGACCCTAAGATGGTGGAGATGTTGATGATGGCTGCCTTGCTGCAACTCAGACCCTTTTCTTTGCTGTCCTGGGCAGCCTTCttcagcagaggcagaaaggCCTGAGGAGAAACAACCTAGTGGGACACCTGTGCCTCAAGTCAGTCCCACTTACGGCAACTGCAACCCAGGGAGGGTGAGGAAGAACAGCAAGATGCCAGGAGAGCCCAGGTGTTGCTGCAgtggccctgcctgctcccaatTAGACTTACACAATTCAGAGATGCTGCAGAAGGCTTAGGCTTGAAGAGCAGCCCTAGCACTCCCTTGCACAGCCCCCAGAAATTTGGCAAAGCCCTCCAAGATTTCCCTCGTGACCACGGACAGCCTGTGACACCCTCAAGCTGGGCCAGATTTCATGCCCAGAGCTTCACCCGTACCTGGGCCATCAGCATTGGCCCCACTGCATTGGTCTTGTAGGTCCTGACCATGTCCTCAGCATCGACCGTGTCCAGCGAGGCCGTGGGGGTGTAGATGCCGGCGTTGTTTATCAGCAGGTTCAGCCCCATCCCGTTCAGCTTGCCCTCCACCACCTTCGCCGCATCGGTGATAGCCGAGGGGTTTTCCACATCTGCAGAGCGGGAGAACAGGctgagagggagaggagaagaggGAGGGGAGGACGGCGAGGAAATGCGCGCGTTCTGAGCCGCGCGGCCCTTCCATCCACGGGCAGCAGATGGTGCTGCGAAACCAGCTCCGACTGATCCCGATCCTCCCAACACCGCCGCCAGACGAGGGCTCCCGCCAGCAAAGCCCACCGTGGGGACAAACCGCTGCTGTGACTCCCATGTGCGTCGGCTCTCAGCAGCCACCGCTCCAAAGTCTACGTCTGAGCAATTTCTGGAGACTCCAGGGCAGCCTCCGGGGGGATAAGTCCCCGGGGGAAATGTGCTGGACCTGCTGTGGGACGGCTCTGCAAGGTCCTTGTGCTCCTGCTCAAGCTCTGGGCTAATCTTACAGCATTTCCACAGGAGCTGCCTTCCTCCCACAGCCCTCCTGGTCCTGCCTAAGACCTGGGGTCAAGGCACTCAGCTGGGGGAGCCAGGGGGCTGCCCAGGATGGGTCTCAAGAACATCCTGCTCCTATGGCCATGGAGCAAGGAGGCTCCAGGGAATGGGGTACAGGTCTGAGACAGGTCTGGAGAAGCTGGGGTTTTGGCAGCAGGACTTGAAGAAACCCTGAAGAAGTGGATCCCCATGTACAGCctgaagggagggagggagggaaggaaggagacaTGGGGCATGCATGGCTGGCAGCCACAAATTTACCAGCTCAGAGGCAGAGCACACATACCCAGCTTTATAAGAACCAGGTTTGGGTGTTTGGATGCCAGATCTCTCAGCTCCTACAAAAAGAGACACGGAAAGAATCAGCATGAGGCAAAGGTGATGCCAAGCATCATGCTGGGGTGCCAGCAATGGCCCACCCTGAGGGAAACATCTTCCAGGTGTTTCTCAGTGCTTGTGAACAGCTGGAATGGGGACTGGCCTTGGCTCtcaggctgctcccaggctcCACAAAGCAACGTGCCATGTGCTCAGGGCATGACATGGCCACCACTGCAAGATGCTGTGGCCACTTTCCCAAAGCATCATCCACAGCCCAGCCAGAGCCACAGCAAATGATGGGAGCAAAGTGTGAAGGACCAGTTTAGCAGGGAAATGTTGTGAactggctggggacacagccagaaGTGtctcccagaggctgctggaaaTGAGGTGAAAAGGAATACCTGTGAGTGCCAATATCAGATGTGACCTGTGAGGAAATCACACCTGGATAGGCCAGTCCAAAATGCACACGCTCTGGACTTTATTAATGATTAATGAATTTAACAACTTTGAACATTTTTATTGGTTGTTTTCACTTCGTGGGGATATTGGGCAGAGTGGGTGAAAAGCTGAAGTCTCAGGAGGAGGACTGTAAATCATTCAAGTGACCTTACAGCTGGGAATAACCCTTGATAAACCATCTAAACAGCAGCCAGTGATCTCCTAGCATGGATCTTAACAGTACTTGTGTCTCCTCTATCTCTGTACCTCCCTGTACCTTTGCCTGGTGTTGCTTCAGGGATCCCCTGGTTATCAAgataacagaaataaatttccTCTTTGTGTTTTAGCCATCGATTGTTCTGCCTGTCTGTGCCAACTGACACAGTGGAGGATTCAGAGGTTCTTTTCAGCAAGGAAACTTTCTACTTCACAGTTCCTAGCAGCTCTTTGCTCTGAGTCTCCAACTAGGGCAGGTTTCAGACAGCAGAAACCAAACCACCTTGTTTAATGCGCCCAAAAGGATTGCTTTTACAACTAAAAATCTCTTCCAAACATGCCCACGGGAGAAATACAAATTGGTCGTTTCTTTTGAGAGGAACATAgtgcaggagagctgctgggactGGCCATGGTTCACTATCAGTTATCTCTGGGCTCCCTCACCAGACCCCATCTTCCCACATTAGCCCGGGGAAATCATGTTAAATCCACTAATTTGTTTGTGGTGGCCAACACctatttctcctctcctgtttttcCCAACTGCCTGCCTCAACAGCCTCATaccatcccagcaggagcttCCCTCACCCCAACACCGGGTCCAGGCACAAAAGGGCAGAAGGGATGTGGCCTCTGCTGCCTTTGTCCTGTGGTCACGGACTTCAGCAGCACCCTGATGACACTGCTCTcaccctgccacagctggacaAGGTTTAGGGAAGTATCCCCTGGCTGGGAGAGTTGCATGAGGACCACCTTGTAGGAAAACTGGCTCCAGACCAGCCCTGAAAAAAGTCCCAGATCTCATCACTGCCCTGCAAGAATCCTGCAAGTTGTGGGGAGgaagaatgaggaaaaaataaaagacctGGCTTATCTTTGACCCAGACAGCTTGGGCAccagccacagcaggagctgggcactccTGGGCTGGCAGTAGGGTGGGTTCTCACTGCCCCAGGACTGCTCCTGACATGGAATAATGTACACTTTCAAGAAGATACAACACACAAATCAGCTGGAGCCAGGATCTATCAGAGAGCAAGTTCCTCGCAGTTAGTATTTCAGTGGGACACAGCAAGCAGAGGAAGACAAGCTGGATGTAAAGAGAGCTGGCAGAACAGGGAAGCTTTGTGATTCCCTGCACAAGCAACATTTGTCTCTCCCATTTCAGCAAAGTTGAAAGCAGGGACAGGGCGATCCCACAGGCCACCACTTTTGGAAATCCTATGTTCTGCACCTCGGGGTTTTGCAGAGAGCAGCGTGACACAGCAGGACCGGCCCGGGCAGCACGGCTGCCGCTCGCAGCGCCTCGGGCCCTcaggccagcccagcccggcccgtGCCCGGGGGAAAGGGCCGAGCCTTGGCACGGCAGGGCGGGTTCGGGCACACCCAGCACGGCCCGGGGCAGCCCAGCGGCGCGGCCTCAAGGGTGACACAGCCGATTCTGCGCCGGCTGCGCTTCAGGTGACTTTCACACGGGGCAGGGCACGGTGCGGAGACAGCAGAGCCCCGCGGCAGTAGTGAGCCCTTCAGAACGGCGACAGGGGCCGAGCGTCACCGCCGCCCCCCGGCCCTCACTGACCTGTGCCCGCGGCCCGTCGGGGTCCCGGCAGGTGGCGAAGATCCAGGCGGGGGGTCGCGGcgagcccagcagctgcttcaccaGCTCCAGGCCGATGCCGCGGTTGGAGCCGGTCAGCAGCACCGTGCGCGCCGCCGCCATCGccgcccgcggcccggcccgcctGGCGCCGCCTCCCGAGCCCGCGGGCCTCACCGGGCTGCCCCGATCCCGGGGGACAGCCTGAGGGGGCGAGAttgtgtccgtgtgtctgtgtgtgtctgtgtgtctgccCACCTAATGTTCACTGCAAACACAACAACCGCGTCCCAGCCCTGGCGTCTCGAGGGGAGGAGCGCGGGGTCTGGGAGCGAACCGGGGCGGCTGAGGGGACTCTTGCCAAGGGTGGTGAGTGAGGGAGAAAGCTTGCAACAGGTCTGggtggtggctgcagcaccTTTAGCACACTAATCTTCACCGTAGataagagtaaaaaaaaaaaaaaaaaaaaaaaaaaagccaacccaaaccaaacccgTTTAGCGTGAGAAAGTACCAGCCCCTTTACGAGCTGTTTTTATTGCCTGCCCAGAAATGCGCATGATATGCCTCTAAATCTGATAAACAAATAGATCCGCGAAGGCGCTCTGAGGCTGTAGCGCCCCTCCTGTGGAGATCGGCTGAGGGAGTCGGTGTTGTTCAGCCTCGAGATGAGAAGGTTCTGTGGAGCCTTTAGGGCTCCTTCCAGCGCCTCAGGGCACTCAAAGAGAGCTGGAGGAGGACTTTGAACaggggggaatggcttcaaacccACAGAGGGCGGTGCTAGATTGAGtgtttggaagaaattcttccctgggagagtggtgaggcccttccacaggttgcccagagaagctgtggctgccccatccctggaagcgttcaaggccaggttggacagggcttggagcagcctgaaggtgtcctgctcatggcagaggggttgaaTAAAATGGTCTTTATGGTCCCTTACCAcccaaatgattctgtgatttgggcAGTTTGGGCTTGCAGGTGATTTGAGGGATGTTTCCTCCTTTTTGTTGCTGAGTATCAGGTGCCTGGTAGAACAGCTGTAAAGAGGAAAAGGTTTGCTGGCATCTAGGGATGGGAAAACAGGGctggagggaaaagggagaacaGAAAAGAGATAATCAGCATCAGCTGGAGGACAGTGTCTGGAGGGGGTCTGCGTTTGCCAGCCTGGAGGTGGGtgttattgttttatttttagctgttATATGGACAGCCACATacccattaaaatcccattacGGTGAGCACACAGCTGGGATTTCAACAGTAATGACTGAGCAACTCTGATGTATATAAGGGTTGTTATTTATGTTGCttattttcatctttgtttGACAAACACCACAACAAAACATCTCTGATACTGATGAATACATCAGAAACTAAATATTTCTATCAGTCGGGTGATAGCATCAGGTGATTTGTGCTAACTCTATCCTGCTCCATGGTAGTTCAGGTACACAGGAGCCTCTGCTCCCCAGTTTACTTCAGGAcattaaaatgcttttagacttttcttttacagaagttggaatttaataaaaataaatttttgattATACTActaaggaaaaaaccccttCCTTTTAGCAGATATTTGGATTAAATGTCCTGttgtccttttccttctgtgctcAGGCCATTAATTCAGTGACTTctcagcagaaatgctgctctgtcTATGGCAAAGTTTAGCAAATAATGACCAAGGGGTACCAACACTCAATCACAGCCAGGGTTTGGTCACCTGTTCTACACAGATCCTGCATGCTGCAGGCAAATTACATTTATAGCTCTTCCTGAAAAGTGCTTGTTTGAAAAAGCCTCGGAGACAGGGATCTGCTGTGCAGAAACAGTTAaagtgcagccacagctgagggcaggaggagcctgtTCTGAATGCTGATGTGAACCGTGAAAGAAAGGCAGCTCCAAGTAGCATTAAGTGAGTACTCTCCAGGTGGGTGTGGGCTTTGCTTGACCTGCTTCTGCTCCCCATGAATGAAATAGAGGATTATCCGTTCTTTGAAAACCTTGCTAGTTAAGTGTTGGGAGGCTTCCAGCAGGTAATGATGAAAAATgcaactaaaaaaaacccaccaacaaGTAATAATAAAACTTAAAAGCCCCAAGGCTTATCCAAGTACTCTAATTTCACGACAACAGGCATTGTGAAACTCCATGCTGCTTGATAAAGTCTGATATTACTGAAGTTTAGAGCGTTTGAGAGTGTAAATCATAGAATCttagaatgttttgggttgaatggaaccttaaagatcacctagttccatcccctctgccatgggcagggacattttccactaGACCTCCCTAAGAATACAAAGTACTTGAGTTCACTTAGCTAAAAATCAAAACTAGTAGTTCCTGTTATCAGCTCATTGATGTTGTAATTTGGTTGAATTTTCTTCATTGTAAAGAACATGTGGGCACATGTGCTTTGCACTGAGCTGATGGATTCATCCTAAGTCACTGGATTTGTAAAAAGTGCAGCTAGAGGAAGAGGGGGAAATAtcttaattaaagaaaaaatggtgagtttttctcccccttccttTTTATAAATATGGTTTGAAACCAGAATGAACAACTATGGTAAGTTTAAGTTTCTGCTGATAAAATACCAATGCAGCCCGTTTTACTCTAGCAGTGTCCACAGCTACTTACAGAACAATATGAGTTTTTGCTGTTCACACAATGTATTTTTTCTGCTCAGCTGTGTGGGCAATGGGTCACATCCTTTAGGCTGGCATGGCATTTTTGGAGTAGCATGGTGCTCAGCTTTTAACTTCTTTACTGGGAATAAATTTTCCATAGTcctttaaatgctttttaatttaaagattaTACTCACTCTTCCCTGCTTAAATATCTTTCCTTAATAAGACTTAATGATTCTTTTCAACTGGATTCCTAAATTAACATCTGCATTACCATGTATCTATTCCTAAACTTTACTGTGCCTCCTTTTCTCACTTCAGTACTTGGCTGTCCAACCAAGGCAGTCACAAGCTGATCATTTAGCCTGTGCCTCAGTGTTCCTGAGAGGGAGCATATCTGCCACGTGTGACAGCCCATCCTCAGCCATCCCTGCTAGCAAATCTGATAGTGGGAAAGAAAATTCATCTTGTTTGGTGGTTCTGAGGTCCCTCTTCATGGCACTGTGCTGAAGCATGAAGGATAACCCAGCCACCTATCCTTAGAGGATGGGAGAAATGGTCAGTGAGAAGCTGTGCCGTCCCCATGGTTCCTGGCAAAGCagttctgtccctgtgctgccagccctgctgcacccaGGTAGCTGAGGCATCTTGGCTGCTGTCACAAGGGGAATATCCCCAAAAAGTGTTTCTGAACCCAGTGTGAGGCCCCAGGCTGGCACAAGGTCAAAACACTGTGGCCCAAGGGAGGTTGCGTGGACAGTGTATTTTAAATCCTcagtcatagaatcacagaatggtttgggttgcatggaaccttaaagaccatcttgttccaacccctgccatgggcagggacagcttccactaaaccaggttgttcagagccccctcaacctggccttgaacattccagggatgggacagccacagtttctctgtGTAATTTCTGCCAGGGCcttcccaccctcacagggaagaatttcttccaaatacccaatctaaccctgccctcttgTCAGTGTGAGGCCATTCCCTTTGTTCTGTCACTCTATGCCCTTGTCCAAAATGCCTCTCCATCTCTGGTACAATGCAGGTGTAACCTGGATGAGTCTGCTTGGAAAACAGCAAAGCTGTGACAAAGGTGCCATGGGAACTTCACTTGGGAGCTGCAGGTAAGCTCCTCCAGACCCTGCATCCTTTCACAAGGGGGTGTCACTACTCACAGAATCatatcatggaatcacagaatggtttttgttggaagagaccttacaCATTACATAGTTCCACCCCTCCTGCCATGGGTTTCCAACTACCCCCAGATCACTAATCCTCTTCAGCCCAGAAGAAAAGTAATAAGGAAGGGTGGGTACTGCCCAGCTTCGGTTACAGGGTTGGCCCCACCCCACCTCTGCGTGGGTGGCTCACTTATCTATTGATTCTTTAGCAAATGACTAATAGGTGATGACAGACCTGAATGCATTGTGGagcaatggagaaaaaaaatggacaaaatCAGCCTGATAAATAGCAGCGACTTTATTTCTTGTTTATAGTCGATTAAATGTACTAAAACTAATTGTGCCACACCCCTGTTCCCCTGGCAGGCAGAGAAAAGCATGTTCCTCCTTGTTTCTGTCAGCAGCACTGTCATTGTGCAATCACCTCAGTGACTAAGAGCACACTTGAACCTCCAGCAACTGAGAGTGGAAAAGGTGTGACTGCCTCTTGGAAAACTGGCTCCAAGTATTCCCAGTGTGGTGATATGAAAACAATCCATGGGTAAatgtgcagcagcctggggctcATGGGAGAAGAGCTACAGTGCCCCTGAGCTTGGTGTTTGTGAGGCTGCACCTTgaatcctgtgtccagttttgggccACTCACagcaagaaagacattgaggtgctggagtgtgtccagggaagagcagtggagctggggaaggtcTGTAGCATGAACATGATGAGGAGCTgatggggagctgggagggctcagcctggagaaaaggagactcaggacCAGGACTgttatcactctctacaactccctgacaaTGAGGGTGGAGCCAGGTgaggtcaggctctgctcccaagTAACAAGttacaggatgagaggaaacagcctcaagttgtgccaagGAACGTTTCAATGGgatactaggaaaaaaattcttcacagaaaggacTTTCAAGCACTGGtacacaggctgcccaggaaagtggtggtgtcaccatcccagaagtgtttaaaaaatgcatgGTTGTGGCACTTGGGggcatggtttagtggtggaatTGGCATTGTTAGTCTAATTGTTGAAATCAGCGATcttagaggccttttccaacctaaattattccATAATTCTGAGGACTTTACTGCTCAGCTTAAGATTTAGACCATGCAAGAACATTTCAGAGCAAAGGAAGCACCTGAATCTCCTCTTAGGAGCTGGACCAAGATCCTTTCCAGAGgcttggggacagcagcagcccttgtGATGAGACTGGGCTGCAAGGCAGTGAGACTGgtttctttcctctctgcctctTCCTGCCAGGCTGGACTTAGACTCCTGGTGAAGCAGTGCTTGTTTAAACTGTAATAATCGATAATGCGGCGTGTGGCCCCACAGCAAAGTCAACATGACAAAGTTACAGCTCCAAAACAGTGAAAGGCTACTCAAATGAGGGGACACAGCAAAAATTCGAGACTTAAAATGTtaattgtttgttttctgacaCTATCTGCTTCTGAGTCACTGTGGAGGTTTCAAACAGGCTGTGGGTGATGGCCTTATCCACCACCTAGAGGAAGAAAACCATGGAAGTCTGTTTGGAGGATTTGAGCTCTGGTGCATCTGTTGGCAAGTGTAGTTGAGGTCTGTAGTCATTGAAAAGGAAATACTGAAATGATCTATGGAGCCTGAATGCCAGTCCAGCCATGTGGGAGATCCTCAGTGAGAGATCAGTCTGAGATGCTGAAAGGCCCAAAGCTTTGTAGTGCTGGTAAGTGGTAGGAATTCACAAGGGAAAAGAAGTGTCTCTACCCAATATGGAAAATTCAAAAAGTAGACAGAGATCTAATTaaccaaggaaacaaaatgggaaaaaaattaattgcattGAACTTAAGGAGAGGCTCAGAAAACAGGCTGGAGTGGGCAAGAGGAAatcagctgctgccagagcatGGAGACACCCTTGGCATTGCCACTGGAAGGAAGCTGTTCTGTTAATCCTGCTGCCAAGGTATTCTGGGGCACAAGATGTCATGTGAGCAGCCTGTGCAAGGCCTCTGGGACTCAACGTAGGAGGACAAGGGGTGGCAAGAGGTTTCTGGGAGTGGGTCTTCACTTACAGTGGGACAGAAACACATGGTGTACACGCACACTTGATCCACCCTGGCGATCTTGTAATGCATCACTTGAGGTACTGACCAGCACTGGGCTCCACTGGTGGTAGCACAGAACAGTCAGTGCCTCGTGGCAATAGCTGAGGTGGAGAATAGGCTTTGAGCAGGGCATTTCCATTGCAGGTAAATATCCCAGGTGCCTGAGTCCTCTGTGGCTCTGATCAAAGGGACAGCTCAGCTTAGGACAGCACCCCAATGATGGGGTGCATGACCTGCAGCATGGTGCTGTGCCATGTCCCCACCTTTCTGCCAGGACGCCACGCTGGGTTTGCTCTCCCACTCCACAGGTCTTTGGCTCCACAATGAGGGAGAGGTTATTGTCttggaggaaggaggagcaaGGCAGAGAACATTTGCTCAGGGTCACCTGAGGCGCAGCTTGGTACAATGTGCAAAGACCATCAAGCCCACAGGATGCTCGTGAACGTGTCAAGCCCACCTGAGCCATGGAGCTTCCCACATCAACCCACATGCTGCTCTCTCCCTCTTCACCCACAACAGCCCCACCTGGCTTATGGCATCGGGTTACCCTGAAAGGAAGGCCtaattttcctggaaaaaccAAGTGATTTTGCTGTTAGGTAACAAGGATTGGTCCCCAGCCAGGACATATGTCCTGGAGCTCAAAGAGCTGGAGCAGTTGCTCCTCCCAGAGAGAAGCCACCATTAGAGCAAGCTGTGAGTGGGTGGGGTGGGACATGCTAAAAGGAAATACGAGAGAGCTGAGTAAACAGTGTAAGCTGGAGTGAAGAGAGAAGCAGCatggcagagctttgtgtcagCTCCGTTCTGGTGACTGGGGCCAACCGGGGACTCGGCCTGGGGTTTGTCCAGCATTTCCTGAGGATGCCAAAACCACCTCAGTGGATTTTTGCGACCTGTCGGGACCCCAAGGGACAGCGAGCACAggtgaggctgggcaggaggcagggaCTGTGCTGAGGGATGGGGGCACTCGGTGCCCGGGGGAGATTGGAACAGGGATGGTGCTTGCAAGGGGCTGGAGCTTCTGCTGGGCACgtgtggcacagggcagctgggctgagaCAAcatgggagcagctgtgcatgGAGGGGAAGGGATACATGGtgtgtgcaggagctgtggggtgttCCCCCTGTATCAGGAtcatggcagctggagcagggtgctgggcactTGGTGGTGCAAGGATGGAGCTGGAGGGACACAGGTTTTGGCTGGCTTAGCAGGGTGAGCCTTGGCAATGCTGTTCCAGCCTCTTGGTACCAATGTCATGACCCCTCTTGCAGGACCTACAGAATTTGGCATCCAAACATCCCAACCTGGTCATCATCGCTCTTGGTAGGTTACCTCTTGCCCCAGTTCCTTTGGTGAATGCTTGGGCACTCATTAGAGCCCTGGGAGCTTCACACAGGAGGCAGTCTTGGGGGGGCACTTCCtttgggggacacaggggacccCAAACCACCACAGGGTTGCTGAGCTCCAGTGTATTGGCTCTGCAGAAATTGCCGACCCAGCCAGCATCAAGGCAGCTGCAACCAAGGTTGAGGAGcgcctggggggctctgggctcaaCCTCCTCATCAACAATGCTGGAATGGTCAAGCCTAAGATGCTTGAGGCTGAAACACTGGAGGACATGACTGAGACTTACACCACCAACACAGCTGGACCCCTGCTGATGGGCCAGGTGAGTGCCCAGCACTacagcacagctccagaagGATCCCTTCCCATGTGTGCAAGCTGGACATTACAGAGGGAGTGAAAGTCcagtgggaggggtccctgTCACAGCTCTGGTGCCCTGATGGGCTCTCAGTTAATGAGAAGCTCAGGCAGCCATgggctggagctcaggagctggagcctggcagggaagaggagggaggatGCCCCCCAGTGCTGGTGTCCATGCTGCCCACTGTGGAATGAGCttctcccctgccctgtgctgtgtccatgtgtgctcctgtcccctctgtctccTCTCAGGCATTTCTGCCCTTGCTGAAGAAGGCTGCCCAGGGGAGCccaggctcagggctgagctgcagcaaggcTGCCATCGTCAACATATCCAGCATTGGCGGCTCCATCGCTTCTGCCTTTGGTTGGGAGTTGATGCAAGTCACCTCGTACCGCTGCAGCAAGGTAGTGTCACAGCTTTgctttccctgcccagctgcggGTCCCCTTGCAGCCCCCCTTCCCCTGCCACCACCGTCCCTCATTGTCTCCCCTCAGGCTGCTCTGAACATGCTGAGCAAGTGCCAGTCCCTGGCGTACAAGGAGCACGGCGTCCTCTGCGTCTCTCTCCACCCCGGCTGGGTGCAAACCGACTTGGGCAGCTCTGCCGGAGGCGTGGTAGGAATTCCCCCGGGGCGGGTCCATTACAGCTCCGGGGCTGATTTTGCATGGTTGGGAGTTGCTGTCCTGAGCCCCTGCCCgtggcttc from Melospiza georgiana isolate bMelGeo1 chromosome 14, bMelGeo1.pri, whole genome shotgun sequence includes the following:
- the LOC131089391 gene encoding C-signal-like, producing MAAARTVLLTGSNRGIGLELVKQLLGSPRPPAWIFATCRDPDGPRAQELRDLASKHPNLVLIKLDVENPSAITDAAKVVEGKLNGMGLNLLINNAGIYTPTASLDTVDAEDMVRTYKTNAVGPMLMAQAFLPLLKKAAQDSKEKGLSCSKAAIINISTILGSIKKTPDSFFRPVISYRCSKAALNMLTMCQALTYKEAGILCVALHPGWVKTDMGTQEADLTVDTSVRGLLSVLPILSEKHSGTLLNWEGKAIPW
- the LOC131089402 gene encoding C-signal-like yields the protein MAELCVSSVLVTGANRGLGLGFVQHFLRMPKPPQWIFATCRDPKGQRAQDLQNLASKHPNLVIIALEIADPASIKAAATKVEERLGGSGLNLLINNAGMVKPKMLEAETLEDMTETYTTNTAGPLLMGQAFLPLLKKAAQGSPGSGLSCSKAAIVNISSIGGSIASAFGWELMQVTSYRCSKAALNMLSKCQSLAYKEHGVLCVSLHPGWVQTDLGSSAGGVPPVTVDDSVQGMLKVLSSLSEKDTGTFLDWEGNVIPW